In Caulobacter segnis ATCC 21756, the sequence GCCGACGCGGACATTGGCCAGATCCGCTTCGTTGACCTCGGCGTTCAGCTCGACGAGGCCGTCGCGGGCGATGCGGAACCAGGGCGTGCTGCCGCCGGCCACGTCGCCGGGGCGCACGGTCCGCTCCAGCACCCGGCCCGAGACCGGGGCGGTGATGGTCATGCGGCGGTCGCGGGTCTGCAGTTCGGCCAGGGCGGCGGCTTGGGCTTTCGCCGCATAGCGGCGGCTCTCGATCTGCTCTTGGCTGAGGATGCCCTGGCCGTCGAGGCCGGTGACGCGCTTGGCTTCGGCCTCGGCCTGGGCGGCGACGGCGGCCTGCTGGGCCAGCTGGGCGCGCAGCAGGGTGTTGTCCAGCTGGGCCAGGGGCTGGCCGGCCCGGACCCAGGCGCCTTCCTCGACATAGACGTTGGCGACGCGGTAGCCCGAGAGCTCCGAGCCCACGGCCGCTTCCTCGCGCGGGATCAGCTGGCCGGAGGCCTTGAAGCCGCCGCCTAGCGCGCGGGTCTCGACCCGGGTGACCGAGACGGCGCGGGCCTGGTCGGTGGCGGCGGCCTTGGTGTCGGCCTCAGGCTTCTTGCCGCAGGCGGACAGGGTTCCTCCGGCGCCGACAAGGGCGGCGCTGACCAGGGCGGTGGCGATCAGGGAGCGGGTCGTCATCGGGGCGGGTCTCATTGCGCGGAAGGCTTTTGGGGAAGGCTCTGCGGCGACCATCCGCCGCCGAGCGCCTTGTAGGTCTGGACGGCGCGTTGCAGCGCCTGGGTCTGGGCCCCGGTCAGCGCCGTGCGGGCGCCGCGCCAGGACTGTTCGGCCTGCAGGGCCGTGGTCAGGTCGGTCAGGCCGGCGGCGTAGCCCTTGCGGCT encodes:
- a CDS encoding efflux RND transporter periplasmic adaptor subunit, which codes for MTTRSLIATALVSAALVGAGGTLSACGKKPEADTKAAATDQARAVSVTRVETRALGGGFKASGQLIPREEAAVGSELSGYRVANVYVEEGAWVRAGQPLAQLDNTLLRAQLAQQAAVAAQAEAEAKRVTGLDGQGILSQEQIESRRYAAKAQAAALAELQTRDRRMTITAPVSGRVLERTVRPGDVAGGSTPWFRIARDGLVELNAEVNEADLANVRVGQPVQVTVPGGATVSGDVRIVSPLIDANTRLGRVRVRLPLNEALRAGGMASAVFGASGVQVTAVPESAIRYDAEGASVVTVDSDNRARQVAIKTGQRGGGWVQLLQGPAPGARIVKNAAAFTLDGDRVKPIEQAAR